A genomic region of Papaver somniferum cultivar HN1 chromosome 7, ASM357369v1, whole genome shotgun sequence contains the following coding sequences:
- the LOC113298060 gene encoding ESCRT-related protein CHMP1A-like, with protein MGNAEKLMNQIMELKFTSKSLQRQAKKCDQEEKSEKLKVKKAIEKGNMDGARIYAENAIRKRSEQLNYLRLASRLDAVVSRLDTQAKMGTITKSMGSIVKSLESSLTTGNLQKMSETMDSFEKQFVNMEVQAEFMESSMAGSTSLSTPEGEVNSLMQQVADDYGLEVSVGLPQPSAHAIPTATEEKVDEDDLSRRLAELKARG; from the coding sequence ATGGGTAACGCAGAAAAACTAATGAACCAGATCATGGAACTCAAATTTACATCAAAGAGTCTGCAACGTCAGGCAAAAAAGTGCGACCAAGAAGAAAAATCAGAAAAGCTGAAAGTGAAAAAAGCAATCGAGAAAGGGAACATGGATGGGGCAAGAATTTATGCTGAGAACGCCATTCGTAAACGTAGTGAACAGTTGAATTACCTTCGTTTAGCTTCTCGTCTTGATGCTGTTGTTTCTCGTCTTGATACACAGGCTAAGATGGGTACAATCACTAAATCTATGGGATCGATTGTTAAATCCTTAGAATCATCACTTACTACTGGGAATTTACAGAAAATGTCTGAAACTATGGATTCTTTTGAAAAGCAATTTGTTAATATGGAAgttcaagctgagtttatggaAAGTTCAATGGCGGGAAGCACTTCTTTATCTACACCTGAAGGAGAAGTCAATAGTTTGATGCAACAGGTTGCTGATGATTATGGATTGGAGGTGTCTGTTGGCCTTCCACAACCATCTGCTCATGCAATTCCAACTGCAACTGAGGAGAAAGTCGACGAGGATGATCTTTCAAGACGTCTTGCTGAACTGAAAGCAAGAGGGTAA
- the LOC113298059 gene encoding SUPPRESSOR OF GAMMA RESPONSE 1-like — translation MAGTSWLVDSRRIATKIMSASEKCDPRTVQWRSDPTRACPNCDHVIDNSDVIQAWPGLPRGVKFDPSDQEIIWHLLAKVGHNNMKPHPFIDEFIPTVVEDDGICYTHPQNLPGVKQDGNVAHFFHRAIKAYNTGTRKRRKIHGDDQGDVRWHKTGRTKPVILDGVQRGCKKIMVLYISMARRKKPEKTNWVMHQYHLGTAEEEKDGEFVVSKVFYQQQLKPGDKVEQDLSLEETDSITAKVDPVTPKSVIPEPPRAGNQHSDVNPRQELEFSIMETSEENLETGELDDDMLAELGRIHDHSHLKGEDSGCQAAEDDNHQTEENYNPTGVDYDNHAMDDTSFSQLLFDSEQMVFNSQQMVEGLSLCDEFLQSQSPHRVEGGVGKERKIKSRLSDYALGAEDLKKDLEECQRLGSPDPINNGGEEDVGYAQTDNQENRQDSEQSQNLGIFDPSNLDLDTPPDFRLSQLEFGSQDIYAWKGF, via the exons ATGGCCGG AACATCATGGCTGGTCGACAGCAGAAGAATTGCGACGAAAATAATGAGCGCTTCAGAAAAATGTGATCCGAGAACTGTTCAATGGAGGAGTGATCCAACGAGAGCTTGTCCAAATTGTGACCATGTCATTGACAATAGTGAT GTCATTCAAGCGTGGCCAGGCTTACCCAGAGGTGTGAAATTTGATCCATCTGATCAAGAGATTATCTGGCATTTACTTGCGAAAGTTGGTCACAATAATATGAAACCCCATCCTTTTATTGATGAGTTTATTCctactgttgttgaagatgacgGAATCTGTTATACTCACCCCCAGAATCTGCCAG GTGTTAAACAGGATGGAAATGTGGCACATTTCTTTCACAGAGCCATCAAGGCTTATAATACTGGAACTCGAAAGCGTCGAAAGATACATGGAGATGACCAGGGCGATGTTCGCTGGCATAAGACTGGCAGAACTAAACCTGTGATTTTGGATGGGGTACAAAGAGGGTGCAAAAAAATTATGGTTCTGTATATTAGCATGGCTAGGCGTAAAAAGCCTGAGAAAACTAATTGGGTGATGCATCAGTATCACCTTGGCACTGCTGAAGAGGAGAAGGATGGAgaatttgttgtttctaaagTGTTTTATCAGCAACAGCTAAAACCAGGTGACAAGGTTGAACAGGATTTATCTCTTGAGGAAACTGATTCAATTACAGCAAAAGTTGACCCAGTAACTCCCAAATCTGTGATTCCTGAACCACCTCGTGCAGGAAATCAACACTCTGACGTTAACCCAAGACAAGAACTTGAATTTAGTATCATGGAAACTTCTGAAGAG AATCTTGAGACAGGAGAACTGGATGATGACATGCTGGCTGAATTGGGAAGGATCCACGATCATAGTCATCTGAAAGGAGAAGACAGTGGTTGCCAGGCAGCGGAAGATGATAACCATCAAACCGAAGAAAATTATAATCCAACCGGAGTAGATTATGACAACCACGCCATGGATGATACGAGTTTTTCACAACTTTTATTTGATTCTGAGCAAATGGTGTTTAATTCTCAGCAAATGGTCGAAGGCTTGTCTTTATGTGACGAGTTCCTTCAGAGTCAGTCCCCTCACAGGGTTGAGGGAGGTGTtggcaaggaaagaaaaataaaatctcgCCTTTCTGATTATGCTCTTGGTGCTGAAGATCTAAAGAAGGATTTAGAAGAGTGCCAAAGGTTGGGCTCACCTGATCCAATAAAtaatggaggagaagaagatgttgGTTATGCTCAAACAGATAATCAAGAGAATAGACAGGATTCAGAGCAGTCCCAAAATCTTGGCATATTCGATCCTTCAAATCTTGACCTTGATACACCTCCAGATTTTCGATTGAGCCAACTA GAGTTTGGGTCACAGGATATTTATGCTTGGAAAGGCTTCTGA
- the LOC113295048 gene encoding H/ACA ribonucleoprotein complex subunit 1-like, whose product MKKGTQEVTPCNVPTPQPHHTKSLGTNARNSSEVVMGGGSEGGGNEGGVAIDGGNKGGVATDGGNKGGFATCGGSEGGGSANVVVEQPYLDIVQGNLAETSVSGTTIDKGKGVIEKKKKYPPKYSARQIIDDMEFLPLKKNESPWDCLVWDKLEAEEEFENLMVPEQRLRWNRVKSIIIPEKVGLYAYEENRPMRSKRFRSPSSSDDSDTPSGEHVKSKHGKGGRGGGKKDEKGGRGRGEKGGRAGKSSRGGRGGSQKTPIQGGSERGKKITVC is encoded by the exons ATGAAGAAAGGAACACAAGAAGTAACCCCTTGTAATGTCCCGACTCCACAACCTCATCACACAAAATCATTGGGTACAAATGCAAGGAATTCAAGTGAAGTTGTCATgggtggaggaagtgaaggtggaggaaatgaaggtggtgTTGCCATTGATGGAGGAAATAAAGGTGGAGTTGCCACTGATGGAGGAAATAAAGGTGGATTTGCCACTTGTGGAGGAAGTGAAGGGGGAGGAAGTGCAAATGTTGTTGTTGAACAACCATATTTAGATATTGTACAAGGAAACTTGGCCGAAACAAGTGTTTCTGGTACAACAATTGATAAGGGTAAAGGTGtaattgagaagaagaagaagtatccaCCAAAATACTCGGCAAGACAAATCATTGATGATATGGAGTTTTTACCTCTCAAGAAGAATGAAAGTCCTTGGG ACTGTCTTGTGTGGGACAAACTTGAagcggaagaagagtttgagaaTTTAATGGTCCCTGAACAAAGATTACGTTGGAATCGAGTTAAAAGCATAATAATCCCTGAGAAAGTAGGTTTATATGCTTATGAAGAGAACCGACCAATGAGAAGTAAGAGGTTTAGGTCTCCTTCGTCTAGCGACGACTCGGATACTCCCTCCGGAGAGCATGTTAAATCAAAGCACGGAAAAGGTGGTCGAGGTGGAGGTAAAAAAGATGAAAAAGGTGGTCGTGGTAGAGGTGAAAAAGGTGGCCGTGCTGGAAAAAGTTCtcgaggtggacgtggtggaAGTCAAAAGACTCCAATTCAAGGTGGCAGTGAAAGAggcaaaaaaattacagtttgttag